The Glycine soja cultivar W05 chromosome 15, ASM419377v2, whole genome shotgun sequence region TTGGTCCGtgttgagacttgagagtaAGGTTTCAAATTGAAATCTCTGTTTTCAATAGTTGTTCCTTAACTTGGGTTGTGTTCTCTAGCTTGCGTGCGTAACATAATCAATTAAGAAGCTGCTATTGTGATTCGAAATCAGAATGTTGCGAAGATGGAGCAAAGCAGTTACTCCAATCTCCAAATTTGGATCGCAGAGTCATTTGAATTTCGTGAAGGACGTCTCGCGCCAAACCTACGCCGGGGTTGCACCCGCGCCAACGATAGAGGACAAACCTCACCGCCCCGTGGTATGCAAACTTTACTTTCCTACGCATAACAAAAAATGGTAAGGAACTAGTCTTGATTCGATGTTGCTAACCGAAAATCTCTACTTTGCAGGTTAACCTAGATAAAATGTTTTGGTCTAAACCCTGTTCGCTGGCCTTGCCCCGTGACTCACCCCTCAGAGTTGAAGAACCTGATTATCAGGGCATCAAGCGTTTAATGCTCAAACTCATGCTGTTTTATAGTAAGCAGAGCAAGTCAATTCGTGGGGCTAATGTTGTGTACCAAAGAATCATTTCTCAAGTTGATAAACCTCCCATTTATGAAGGTCCATTCTGCTCACAGCAATATAAACTATGGCTGTAGCTCAGATGCATTTATGCACTTGTTATGATTGTGTACACACAAAAGGCTTACTTGCGTGCCTATTCTCCTATATGTTTTAAGTTCTTGCTGACTAGTGTTTGGTAGAAGATGAAGACAAGGTTTCCGGGATTTGTGCATGGAACTTTAAAGATAAATTCATCCTCCATGTTTGTTATGGGACTAAACTGTTCACTTCACTttcctcttctctttctttaGCTCATGTTTATTTTAGGTTCCCTTGTGAATATATAGAGATTTAAAAGCTATGTTGTCTGAGTGTCTACTTTTGTAGTACTTTGGTTGGTAATGTACTAATGttacttcttctttttgttctatATTTTCTTGTGTGGTTTTAGATCACATATTTTCTGATGGAAGAAGTTTTAATAAACGAAAAACTATATTTCTGTGGCCATTTTATGATTGAATTATAAAGATGATAATTCCTCCTGTTGACACTTTTTATCTGCTTTTGAAGTTCCCACCATTTAAGGAAAGGCAGCTAGCTGTTTTATGCTTGATAGGAAAAGTTTCACTTTGTTAATGCCAGTGTGTCCCAGTTATTAGATATACACTTCCACAACTTAATTAGAATCGAGTAATCATGGTATGGGAGGAGTTTGATTTGTATTACTGCTCATCAAACTAGTGTTTGATCTTGTAGCATTCTAAACTTCTTCCTTCTGCTTGCAGTGTTTAACTTGGAGAAAACATTCAAAACAACATTCTCTTTACTTGTGCTTCATATGTGGTTCTGTTTGCGTCGCTTGAAGCAAGAGGGAAAGGAGGGTGTTGAATTTGGCCAGTACCTTTATGAGATTTACAATCACGATGTGGAGCTAAGAGTGTCCAAAGCTGGAGTAAGTAGTCATTTATAAGTAGATATATTTTCACCAACAATGTACATTGTGGAAATTTTCCATAATATTTCCTTTTAGaaacaatttaataattatctaTTTTGACATCATTATCCATTAAAAGTTAACTGGAAATATTTTACCATAAACtccttcttttcaatttttccaAACTAGTTTGGGGACTGACCTCTACATTGGTGAATTATAATAATTCAATTTGAAATGGCAGGTTAACCTACTACTGACTAAGTGGATGAAAGAGCTTGAGAAGATTTTTTATGGGAACATTGTTGCTTATGATACTGCCATACTTCTGGAAGCTAAACCGGGTGATTTTTCTAATGTTATATGGAGGTAGGTACTTATCTGAACTTAATCCTGCACCTGTTGAAAGTAGGAAACTTTAGATCAATTCTTTCTCCGTTTCTCTCAGTTTTGGATATTGAATCAGTGAAGACTCAGTCCTCCCACCTAGTAGTCTAGTACATACTTCCTTTATATCCGTAGTTTATCCTCAtctgtttttcttttcgtttttGGAGTTTCAGGAATATATTCTCTGAAGATGGTTCTTCAACACCAGATGCTGCTGCATCTCAATCAGTGCAGGTATGTCTATATGATGTAACTTTTTTCATTATATCCGTGGAAAAcatattgtgtgatttttctattGTAGACTTTTGGGATGGGACTATTCCCTGGTAATTCATGCTAAGCCAAAATACTCAGGGGCCACTGGTAAATCAAGTGATAGAACTATTCATATTAAGTTGTTAACCATTCACCATTGAAGTTACTTCGTAACCTGCTGTCATTCACCAGTTGCCTCCACCCTGGGTTAATATTTTGGCATGACTTGACTTTTCTAAATTTCATCCTTTTATAGTTGATCAATTTTTTTGACATATTACCATTATACTGGAGTTTTTTTGCCAAACTAGGGGAGGATAGTGATCACCTTTAATGAAGTAGATACAACTGAGTGAGGGGCTTTCTATCCCGAATTTGTATTGATCACCAATTTACAACTTTGTCTAGAATTGTTTCCAATGAGGATAGTTATCgtcattgttttttctttgtttcctttGCTTTGCCtttcacattttaattaaatgccCAATGCTTTAAGTTGTTTCCACAATGCTtccttatttttctcatttatattTAGTACACACACATAACACATTCATATTGAACTAATATTTTGTATAGGCGATGGCCAGATATGCTCGCCGGGAAGTAAGTTGTATGACCTTAACAGGTAAACTCTGTCTTTGTACTTTTCTGAAAGAACTGTTTATATATGTATTACATTATTGATCATGAAGTGGATGAGAAACAATGGGCCAATGCCTGCTGCTTTATCCTTGGTGGTCAAGTGAGCTGGTGAGCTCCCTATCACACTACCAGCGTctcatttgaaaactttcccTGAAAAAGGGTTTTGAGGCCATAGATAGTAGGAAAGTATTATATGCCAGGAACTCAGCTTTAATTCCTAtagaatatttttatcattttgtctAGTTTCATACAggtttttttgagtttttttgtaGTTGATAGCCATATGCCACTTATCTCTATATTTCTGAACTTCCTGCTATACTATTATCTCACGGACTGCAATATTTCTTTTAAGTAGATCATTTTCAACATGTACCGTTATTTCCTTCGTGTCTCTGATTATCTAGTTTGAAAACATAGAATTTTCaccaattcataaatatttacataatgCTCTCTGCATTTCACTTCTGACTTCCCAAAGAAACGTGAAAAGTTATCTTGAACTCTCGGATAATCCATGCATGTTAGTTGTTTAACTCTAGAATACATGAAActttgaaagatatgttgatGATGGAATTCTAGCAGATCTTAtggaaatattattattatttttttaattctgagTTTTATTGAATTGGCAGATAAAGAAGCACTATTTTCAGGGAATTTTATGTTCACCTCTTTGAAGCATGAGAACACAAACGGAAAGGGGCCTCAATGATAAAGTGGCGATttctaaatttgtgatttaGTGAATTGAAAATACACGctgttcttattttattttattttatttatttatttataaaaaaatgttgaataatTATGACAAAAAGCTCATGTCCTTCTCTGTAAGGCTTTATACATGATTAGCTTGGGGCCTAGAAACTAGAATTCTCATATTCTTGCCCTGTAAGACGAGAATAGAAAAAGGGCAGAAGtgattgaaaagtgttgttctttcttatttttggcCTTATGTTCATCTTTACTGCGCTTTAACGGCTTCAATTGTTTGCCTGTGTTATGCGAGACATTACAATACAATACAAATATCGTACTACTATTAACCGGTGTTTTTTGGCGCTtgccttgaaaacaaaatttttaaggCAATAAATGACTTTTACATCAATTCTGTTTCTGATTAGCTCAAATGATCATCAAAATGTTGAGCAATTTGCGGTTTATTGTTAACTTGGATGGGTGTGGTTTTAGTCTTTAAGCAATACAGACTTGGGACATTCTATAGTAGATTGTTGAGATTATCCATTACCTGCTGTTTATGTAAAAGATTCAAAGTTGCCACTGGGAAATTACACAACCGCTTGATGCACTCACTCCTCGTGCCTGATTAAAGCTTTTGAATATGTACTAGAATTCCATCACGATAGTTTCTGTAAGTATCTTCACACCCAATAAGGTGTTCCTGAGTACGATAGTAATCCACAATGGGTGGCTTTTGTCGCTTGTGCATTCAGGTTACGGTCCTTATAACGTGACAAAAAAACCTTATAACTATATTATTGGACTTGTCGAGTTTCCTAACACGTTACACCATGCAAGTGGCCGGACTACCAAGAGTGTGTTTTATTTCAAAGGTTTTGTATAGTGTTTTTAGGGTTCTCAAAAGGGGGTCATTGAGTTGGTTCGATTAGCCAAGTGTGAGTTATGTAGGGTttgttaaaaacttaatttaagtTTGAACTTATTTTAGTCTGATCCAGTTCAGCCTGAATTTTTACTAGTCCGACTTGCCATGGGCTGGGCTAACctgttaatttgatttatttttattatttagtttttataattattataatcacAAATGATAAATCTAACCGTACATGTGTTGTTTAATCATTAATCTCCATtttaaagttaatattttatgtatattaacttctttaaaaaaaataaaaaattctatcgTTTGTTTATTGTTACAATTGGTGCactctatttttttactattgtatatttatcttttgttattttatattacaaacGATAACCGATTATATTTGAtgctattaaaatataatttatttatttttatatgttttttaattttagtttatagtaactaaaaaatattttattaatttgttatataaaaattattttgataatttaatattttatatatatatatatatatatatatatatatatatatatatatatatatatatatatatatatatatattaaaatgagtAGCTCGTGGCCGAACTTGTTTGGCAGATggcctaaaatattaaaatctatttttttaaaattatgcatgAACAACGTTCATGTTTACTATTCTTAAGAATGTTACTAgtattctttaaaatataattttttttggcataTGCTGTAATAATATACCGTAAAATAGATGTCACCTGAGGTAAAAGAAttcttaaaacttaaaaatcaaCCAAATGAGTAGATAATATAGATTGTACTATTATATTAAGCATGtgggttaaaataaaatcagggttcaagacataataacatatACATTTAAGAAATTCGTATATgggttaatttatattaaagaaatatttcttttatagttttatatttttgcacAAAATGTAATTGGTTTCATAATTAGTATTTAACCAAATACTTACTAAATGATTGAAtacttatatcaaaatcaaatccctcatttttatttataaacaaatactgATATCATTCTTCTAATACTTGGGAtattaatttagtaatttataatataaagcaATCATCAAGTCAAAGCTAAATTAACAATCATCATGTTATGTTATTACAGTATAAGACATTGAAGGTCT contains the following coding sequences:
- the LOC114386368 gene encoding ubiquinol-cytochrome-c reductase complex assembly factor 1-like, whose protein sequence is MLRRWSKAVTPISKFGSQSHLNFVKDVSRQTYAGVAPAPTIEDKPHRPVVNLDKMFWSKPCSLALPRDSPLRVEEPDYQGIKRLMLKLMLFYSKQSKSIRGANVVYQRIISQVDKPPIYEVFNLEKTFKTTFSLLVLHMWFCLRRLKQEGKEGVEFGQYLYEIYNHDVELRVSKAGVNLLLTKWMKELEKIFYGNIVAYDTAILLEAKPGDFSNVIWRNIFSEDGSSTPDAAASQSVQAMARYARREVSCMTLTDKEALFSGNFMFTSLKHENTNGKGPQ